A stretch of DNA from Lycium ferocissimum isolate CSIRO_LF1 chromosome 4, AGI_CSIRO_Lferr_CH_V1, whole genome shotgun sequence:
TATGCTGAGAAAGTCTTGGCTTCCACTGTCTATATATCTGGACTCTTGAGACACCAAAAGAAACCATATCTCAAGCTAAGAAGCACAAAAAAGATgtggagaaagaagagaaagaagttTGACAAAACGAAGGATGATAATGAAGATGACAACAACTATTTCTGAGAACACACGTATTCTTCAATGCATCTAATCTGAGTGGATGTCAAGGACTCACAGGCAAGTCATAGAGGCAAAGGGAAGGTTATGCCTTTCTTCcagatatatataatttttctttgttgttgtgttttgggTTCCTGTTTTTCATATACATTCCACGGTTCAGCTGGATTTTGAAGTTCCattttatatatgtaatgtatGCTTATTTTGGGTTAAAGTACTCTCTCTAAACAGTGCTTGTTGCCTTACTGCTTTAGGCAGAGTGGTTTCATTGAAAAGGTTTCTTTTAAAGATGCGTATGGCGTATGCTGAAATCCTATTCAAgaagtagaaaatgaataatatGCAAAATCATGCATCAGCCTTAATGATCCTTTTTGTTAACGAACTCACCTAACATCTGTATCCATAAACAAATTTAACTGCGTTTATGCAATCTAGAAGGACTTAGAAAATATTCGTGAACTGCTAACAAGATGGTAAGGTAAAACCGGTTCAGTTGAACAGATACTTCAATCGCAAGAATTCATTTGACTGATCTACTCTATATACTTATTCCGTTATACTCAATGCTATAAAGTTGTGCATAGTTGAGATGAGTACATATAACAATTCCAGGTAAAAAAGTATCAACATTTCCAGGAATTTTGACGCGTGGGTCGAGTCAAGTTCCTAATGGACTCGAGGTATTCTTGGCACGCTTCACCAGTAACAAGTTACAAACATCATGCTTGCATCTTACAAGGGAGACTCAAAGCATGTTACTCCACTTAATTTTACTCAATCGACCTTCGACCACGCGCTTCAACAAAATCAGAAGAAGACATAGTTCTAGCATTAAACATGAATACCACACATGAATGCGCAAACAAAGATTAGTTACTTCAAAAAGTGGCATGACTAATAAGATAGCCAAAGTATTATCATAGTCAAAACATCATCAAACGAAATACTGAGCGAAAGAAAAGTTCTCTTGACCAACTCATTCTCTAAAAACTAGTTTAAAATATATCTAAGGTCGAAAGCACCAGCATCAACCCACGACCATCATAGCCTTCTCTTTAACCCTAAAAGAGCATCCCTCAGTAAGCTTTGCCCTCCCACCCGTTGGCTGGCATAGCACTTGCTGGCAGTTGGGGCATGTAACCACAGTTTGTGAGTGGCTGAAAATTGTTGTTCTGAAAAAGTTTGACAAAATTATTAGTACATAGTCGTATACTGACACTTACAAAAAGAGGCTATTAACCACTAATTTTCAGTTACTTACATTTGGAAGCAGCCTTGGCATTTGACATCCTGCAACAGTATATAAAAGTTATACAAGCAATTGGACAAAGGACAAAACATGAATTATACATAGGTGTCAAAGGAAATCTAAAATACCAGTAATTAATAGTAGTATATTACCAGAAAAGTAGAATCAGGTGATGGGACCAAACGCTTAAGCTTGTGTTTTTGCTTCTCAAGCTCAGCAGGAGGGTGAAGCAAGTCCATGTCGTTTGAAATCTTTGGAACGCCCTAATAAAGAAAAACAGGAaaagaacatgaaaccataattGCCAACTAACACAACATCAAAATCTTAAAGAGCTTCAAATAGTCGCTCACCATTTTGCCTTAGAGCTTTTGTAAGATCACAGATGTTGCAAGAATCTGTTGATCAAtagaaagtaaaataattaaGAGACATTACCACTTTACACATTCATAAAGAAATTGCCATCGCGAACAGAGGGGTCTCGGAAAATAAATCATGTCATGACAAAACAACAACACTTATCAACACATAAGTGTGCTTGAATCAACTATATGAATCTAATACAAGTGTTTAGCTATATTCTATTCCATATATGAGTTGGAAATCCCTCGTCCATTTTTGACACCCCTAATCCTGAAATTGTGAATTATTCGCATCTTATCAATGGATATAAGTTATAACCCTTTTGGTATGAATAGTTCAACGGTCGTAGAGCATGTCCAACGAATTCAATGCTCATAGGATTACTGGATTGAATTGGCTACATGAAGCTCTATATAGGCAGAGCAAAGTTACACATTATACCAAATAGTCTCCTTACTTAGCAAATGCTGCATATTAATTTGGTTCATGACCAATTTTCAATACTCTTTTTCTCTCCCatcaaataattaatcaaaagcatTGCTTCCCACTAGCTTTCTAAGATACAAACAAGGACTGGCTCCACAAAATTATTGCACTACAGGTATATTCTGCTTACACACTATTAAACCTTAGGAGTCAACACTAAATACATTCATATATTCCTATTAATCACGCATGTAGAGTATCAGAGAAGGACGCTCAAAGAGAAGTacatatggatatatgtatacTGTGATGCATATGTAACATGAAGACATGCATAAACAAACaccgataaaaaaaaaaggtcaataTTTCATCGATAAGGACAAGATGAATACAAACAAACAAGTTAAAAAACGAATAGTATTtcaaaaaagaagataattcTCACAGATGATCAGAATCCGAGAGTTACCTCCAAATACAGTCGCAAAAACCCTAAGCTCTGTTCCTTTTTTGCCTCTGTGGTAGAAAAGGCTAAATTTATACTACTAGCTTTCACCTATTGGGCCTCTAAAATATTTCGGCccaatataataataaatatatatagtaagtaaatcttcttaatttatttatttaacgaGTAAATAAGCAAAAAGAATTCCTAATACGTATGCATGCCCAGTCCAATCCAAACTGCaggaaaataaaatagaaagatatttattaatataaatAGTCGCTCACTTAGAAAAATATAGTCtgttaaaattattaaaaaactTGATTGAGCGGCCAATTTGCGTAACTTCctgaaaataaaacaagtctgGTGACTTAGACACGATGACTGAGCAACCAGATGTGaacaaaattagaaaaaaaaaaaaacaaattctaCCCATAACATTTATATCAACTTTTGGTCTGAATACAGATAAAACGAGTAGCTTTGTAGATGATCCTTGTAGAACAGGGACTGCCAATATCTATTAGCATttgcttcaacttttttttttttttttaagaagaagaagggcTTCtactaaatattattttattattattattattattcgaaAAACTGTTTAGAGCAAAAATGTATTGCAGAAAATGAGAGTACTTTGAGTAGCTTTTCACTTTTTTGGTAACGGTTAAGGTTCAAATATGCCCCTAACGTTTGCGAAATTGTACATATTTGCCCGTCGTTAAAAGGTTGGTGCAAAGATGCCTtaacggttttttttttttaccatacaTGCCCTTGAGTTAACGGAAAACATTGGAGAGCATATTTGTTCAGTTTCGCAAACGTtaggggcatatttgagcctttgaAATTCCTCaatattatggcacaaatagttctcagattttttttgtattgcaCTTTATGCTAGCCAATGATTTATTACAACTGCATTTTGAAACTCCA
This window harbors:
- the LOC132052289 gene encoding small ribosomal subunit protein eS27w-like, with the protein product MGVPKISNDMDLLHPPAELEKQKHKLKRLVPSPDSTFLDVKCQGCFQITTIFSHSQTVVTCPNCQQVLCQPTGGRAKLTEGCSFRVKEKAMMVVG